The proteins below are encoded in one region of Fibrella aestuarina BUZ 2:
- a CDS encoding AMP nucleosidase → MKTKDEIVQNWLPRYTGTPIEQFGEYILLTNFINYVELFAQMHNVEIYGMGRAMQTATANNITIINFGMGSAMAATVMDLLAAVSPKAVLFLGKCGGLKRRTQLGDLILPIAAIRGEGTSNDYMRPEIPALPSFRLQRAVSSMIKRHELDYWTGTVYTTNRRIWEHDEAFKEYLRDTRAMAIDMETATIFSVGFVNSIPHGALLLVSDNPMVPEGVKTEESDKRVTANFVEKHLQIGIDSLNELASSGESVKHLRFE, encoded by the coding sequence ATGAAAACCAAAGACGAAATCGTTCAGAATTGGCTTCCCCGGTATACGGGCACGCCCATCGAGCAGTTTGGTGAGTATATCTTGCTGACCAACTTCATCAACTACGTTGAGCTGTTTGCTCAGATGCATAACGTAGAGATTTATGGCATGGGTCGGGCGATGCAAACGGCAACGGCCAACAACATTACCATCATCAATTTCGGGATGGGTAGCGCCATGGCGGCCACCGTCATGGATCTGTTGGCGGCTGTCAGCCCCAAGGCGGTGCTGTTTCTGGGCAAGTGCGGTGGTCTGAAACGACGTACCCAGCTCGGCGATTTGATTCTCCCCATCGCGGCCATTCGCGGCGAAGGGACGAGCAACGATTACATGCGCCCCGAGATTCCGGCTCTGCCTTCGTTCCGGCTGCAACGGGCCGTCTCGTCGATGATCAAACGCCACGAGCTCGACTACTGGACCGGCACCGTGTACACGACCAACCGGCGCATCTGGGAACACGACGAAGCCTTTAAAGAGTACCTGCGCGACACCCGGGCAATGGCGATCGACATGGAGACGGCCACGATCTTTTCGGTGGGTTTCGTCAACTCCATCCCCCACGGGGCCTTACTGCTGGTATCCGATAACCCGATGGTGCCCGAAGGCGTGAAAACCGAAGAGAGCGACAAGCGCGTGACGGCCAACTTCGTGGAGAAACACCTGCAGATCGGGATCGACTCCCTCAATGAACTCGCCTCTTCCGGCGAATCGGTGAAGCACTTGCGGTTTGAATAA
- a CDS encoding crotonase/enoyl-CoA hydratase family protein, with amino-acid sequence MEEKYESLALEQAEGVLTLTLLGPGKGNAMGPAFWDELPRAIEAISAMDEVRVVVIRGSGDHFSYGLDLNQMMPRMAAMIGDPQQTDRRQELVTMIRQMQSGFQKIHESPKPFIAAVHGWCIGGGLNLISAADIRLCSADAKFSLREAKLAITPDIGGLQWLPRIVGEGVTREMAFTAGDYDAAFALRTGLVNHVFDSPEQLFHEAMAMAQTIAENAASAVQGAKNVLNYGMGKGIEEGLQYVADLNSSQLQLPDFSEAMQATAERRKAAFNKKISRGY; translated from the coding sequence GTGGAAGAAAAATACGAATCGCTCGCGCTGGAGCAGGCGGAAGGCGTGCTGACGCTCACGCTGCTGGGACCGGGTAAAGGCAATGCCATGGGCCCGGCATTTTGGGACGAATTGCCCCGTGCTATCGAGGCCATTTCGGCGATGGATGAGGTTCGGGTGGTGGTGATCCGCGGCAGCGGCGACCATTTCTCGTATGGCCTCGATCTGAATCAGATGATGCCCCGCATGGCCGCTATGATAGGCGATCCCCAGCAAACCGATCGGCGGCAGGAATTGGTGACCATGATTCGGCAGATGCAGTCGGGTTTTCAGAAAATTCACGAGTCGCCCAAGCCTTTCATTGCAGCAGTACACGGCTGGTGCATTGGCGGCGGGCTCAACCTGATTTCGGCGGCCGATATCCGGCTGTGCTCTGCCGACGCTAAATTCAGCCTGCGCGAAGCCAAGCTGGCCATTACGCCCGACATCGGCGGGTTGCAATGGCTGCCCCGGATCGTGGGCGAAGGCGTTACGCGCGAAATGGCCTTTACCGCTGGCGACTACGACGCGGCCTTTGCCCTTCGCACGGGACTGGTCAACCACGTGTTCGATTCGCCCGAGCAACTTTTCCACGAAGCGATGGCAATGGCGCAGACGATTGCCGAAAACGCGGCCTCGGCCGTGCAGGGCGCCAAAAACGTGCTCAACTACGGAATGGGTAAGGGCATCGAAGAAGGCCTCCAGTACGTAGCCGACCTGAACTCCTCTCAACTGCAACTGCCCGATTTCTCAGAAGCGATGCAGGCCACCGCCGAGCGCCGTAAAGCCGCCTTCAACAAGAAAATCAGCCGGGGGTATTGA
- a CDS encoding UDP-2,3-diacylglucosamine diphosphatase, with product MNAVDHLPLAPGQRIYFASDFHLGAFPAEHSREREQAIVRWLDLIRPDAAAIFLVGDVFDFWFEYKHAIPKGFIRFQGKLAELADAGIPITLFTGNHDMWMNQYFTDELGIPVFRQPRSYQFGEKRFLIGHGDGLGPGDHVYKQLKKVFENPLARQAFRWIHPDLGVGLAQAWSRRSRVSNSKKGEEQFLGEEREWLWLYCQAVESQQHHDYYIFGHRHLPLDLAVTPSSRYINLGEWVSARTYGVFDGTTMVLERF from the coding sequence ATGAACGCCGTAGACCACCTTCCACTCGCGCCGGGGCAGCGCATCTATTTCGCATCGGATTTTCATCTGGGGGCGTTCCCTGCCGAACACAGCCGGGAGCGCGAACAGGCGATTGTGCGTTGGCTCGATCTGATTCGGCCCGATGCCGCCGCCATTTTTCTGGTGGGCGACGTCTTCGACTTTTGGTTTGAATACAAACACGCCATTCCGAAGGGGTTCATCCGGTTTCAGGGCAAGCTGGCCGAACTGGCCGACGCGGGTATCCCGATTACGCTCTTTACCGGCAATCACGATATGTGGATGAACCAGTACTTCACCGACGAACTGGGCATTCCGGTGTTTCGGCAGCCGCGCTCCTACCAGTTTGGCGAAAAACGGTTTCTGATCGGCCACGGCGACGGCCTCGGCCCTGGCGATCATGTTTACAAACAGTTGAAGAAGGTATTCGAGAACCCACTGGCCCGACAGGCCTTCCGCTGGATTCACCCCGATTTGGGCGTTGGGCTGGCACAGGCCTGGTCGCGCCGGAGCCGGGTGAGCAACAGCAAGAAAGGCGAGGAGCAGTTTCTGGGCGAAGAGCGCGAATGGCTCTGGCTTTACTGCCAGGCCGTGGAGAGCCAGCAACACCACGACTACTACATTTTCGGCCACCGCCACCTCCCGCTCGATCTGGCCGTGACGCCCAGCAGCCGGTACATCAACCTCGGCGAGTGGGTCAGCGCCCGCACGTACGGCGTTTTCGACGGTACTACCATGGTGCTGGAGCGGTTCTAG
- a CDS encoding TonB-dependent receptor has translation MPTRLLSLLVLLAIGLSVPVQAQRSSLSGTLLSADQTPLDGAVVTMLRAADSTFVKAAVSEANGAFVLTGLKPGTFRLAISHVGYQPYRSALITVDTAMGQQTLPPITLRPADQTLNAVTVVAKKPFVEQRLDRLVINPDALITNAGTNLLEVLEKSPGIQVDANGVISLRGRSGVVVFIDDKPTYLSADDLANYLRSLSSGAVASIEIMTNPPARYDAAGNAGVINIRLKKTTVKGLNGGASVSYGQGRYLRSNNSANLNYRVNKLNFFTNLSVNTNRTYQDLTIWRSYFTPTRQLQSNFTQNSYFKRALNSANLKVGMDWYVSDKTTLGVVLSGFRNRNLTPITNNATISSPTDAVTGRVEALANRDLLLRNGSVNLNATHRFDTTGRELSGNVDLITYRSMQDQSLSNTIFTPGQPVGQSLLESTLPTNITIQTAKLDYTHPLRAGERFEAGAKRSQIVTSNVAEFFDVVDGERLPNYTFTNSFAYHETINAAYMNYALSQGRFSVQAGLRFENTAIRGDQTGNITRRDSSFTRTYNSLFPTFYANYKLDKAGKHLISVNYGRRIDRPDYQSLNPFTYPLDLFTLYGGNPFLRPTFSNNLELYHAYNNKLTTVLRYSRTRDVVTETIEQGINAQGNNIFYSRPGNIGELTSYGVAMNGSFQLAKWWTLQLYTEVTHNAFQATLYNQLLNNSGAYWYVAPTNLFQLSKSWSAEVAGTYQTKVYTGQFVLIPVGSVRVGASKRLWAEKGTLKMSVSDLFYTNQPGGTILSIANSTARWYSLLDSRVATVALSYRFSNGKTLAPRKTGGAEAEQGRVKS, from the coding sequence ATGCCTACCCGTTTACTCAGCTTGCTGGTCCTGCTGGCAATAGGCCTGTCGGTGCCCGTACAGGCCCAACGGAGCAGCCTTTCAGGTACGTTGCTGTCAGCCGACCAGACACCCCTCGACGGGGCCGTCGTGACGATGCTTCGCGCTGCGGATTCGACGTTTGTGAAAGCGGCCGTATCGGAGGCCAACGGTGCGTTTGTGCTGACGGGCCTGAAGCCAGGTACGTTCCGGCTGGCCATCAGCCACGTCGGTTACCAGCCCTATCGGAGCGCCCTGATCACGGTCGACACGGCCATGGGCCAGCAGACGCTCCCGCCGATTACGCTGCGCCCCGCCGACCAGACGTTGAACGCGGTAACGGTTGTGGCCAAGAAGCCGTTTGTGGAACAGCGCCTCGACCGGCTGGTTATCAACCCCGACGCCCTCATCACCAACGCCGGTACCAACCTGCTTGAGGTACTCGAAAAGTCGCCCGGTATTCAGGTCGATGCCAACGGAGTGATTAGCCTACGGGGCCGGTCAGGGGTGGTTGTCTTTATTGACGACAAGCCGACCTACCTCTCGGCCGACGATCTGGCCAATTACTTACGTTCGCTGTCGTCGGGGGCGGTAGCCAGTATCGAAATCATGACCAACCCACCCGCCCGCTACGACGCCGCCGGCAACGCGGGGGTGATCAACATCCGGCTGAAGAAAACGACCGTCAAAGGGCTGAACGGGGGCGCGAGTGTGTCGTACGGACAGGGGCGTTACCTGCGCAGTAACAACAGCGCTAACCTGAACTACCGCGTCAACAAGCTCAATTTTTTCACCAACCTCAGCGTCAACACCAACCGCACGTATCAGGACCTGACCATCTGGCGGTCATATTTCACGCCTACCCGGCAGTTGCAGTCCAACTTTACACAGAATTCGTATTTCAAACGGGCTCTGAACAGCGCCAATCTGAAAGTTGGCATGGATTGGTACGTATCCGACAAAACAACGCTGGGCGTGGTGCTAAGCGGCTTTCGCAACCGCAACCTGACGCCCATCACCAACAACGCTACCATCAGCAGCCCAACCGACGCCGTGACGGGCCGCGTGGAAGCATTGGCCAACCGCGACCTGCTCCTGCGCAACGGCAGCGTTAACCTCAACGCTACGCACCGCTTCGATACCACCGGGCGCGAGCTATCGGGCAACGTCGATTTGATTACGTACCGGTCCATGCAGGATCAGTCGTTGAGCAACACCATTTTCACGCCCGGCCAGCCCGTGGGGCAGAGCCTGCTCGAATCGACCCTGCCGACCAACATCACCATCCAGACCGCCAAACTTGATTACACGCACCCGCTTCGGGCGGGCGAGCGGTTTGAAGCCGGTGCCAAACGCAGCCAGATCGTAACCAGCAACGTCGCCGAGTTTTTCGATGTGGTCGACGGTGAACGCCTGCCCAACTACACGTTTACCAACAGCTTTGCCTACCACGAAACCATCAACGCGGCCTACATGAACTACGCCCTCAGCCAGGGACGATTTTCGGTACAGGCTGGTTTGCGGTTCGAGAATACGGCCATCCGGGGCGATCAGACCGGCAACATCACCCGGCGCGACTCGTCGTTTACACGTACCTACAACAGCCTGTTCCCGACGTTCTACGCCAACTACAAGCTCGACAAAGCGGGGAAGCACCTGATCAGCGTCAACTACGGGCGGCGCATCGACCGGCCCGACTACCAGAGTCTGAACCCGTTTACGTACCCACTCGACCTGTTTACGCTCTACGGCGGCAACCCGTTTCTGCGGCCCACGTTCTCCAACAATCTGGAACTGTACCACGCCTACAACAACAAGCTGACGACGGTGCTGCGCTACAGCCGCACGCGCGATGTGGTCACGGAAACGATCGAACAGGGCATCAACGCGCAGGGCAATAACATCTTCTACAGCCGCCCCGGCAACATCGGTGAACTCACGAGCTACGGCGTGGCGATGAACGGCAGTTTTCAACTCGCCAAGTGGTGGACGCTGCAACTGTACACGGAAGTAACGCACAACGCGTTTCAGGCCACGCTCTACAACCAGCTTCTCAACAACTCGGGGGCCTACTGGTACGTGGCCCCAACCAACCTGTTTCAGCTGAGTAAATCATGGAGCGCCGAGGTGGCTGGTACGTATCAGACGAAGGTCTACACGGGGCAGTTTGTGCTCATTCCCGTGGGTAGCGTTCGGGTGGGGGCTTCCAAACGGTTGTGGGCCGAGAAAGGGACGCTCAAAATGTCGGTGAGCGATCTGTTCTACACCAATCAGCCCGGCGGCACGATCCTGAGCATCGCCAACTCGACAGCCCGCTGGTATAGCCTGCTCGACAGCCGCGTGGCCACGGTGGCGCTGTCGTACCGGTTCAGCAATGGCAAAACGCTCGCCCCGCGCAAAACTGGCGGTGCCGAAGCCGAACAGGGCCGGGTAAAGAGCTAG
- a CDS encoding SDR family oxidoreductase, whose amino-acid sequence MNTTGMLRDDALKGKTIIVTGGGTGLGKSMTRYFLQLGANVTICSRRQAVLDQTAAELTAEMSARADSGSPSPGQILAVACDVRDPMAIENVIAKTVERFGQIDGLLNNSAGNFISPTERLSYKAFDVVVDIVLRGTYYFTLAVGKYWIEKGIKGTVLNISTTYATTGSGYVVPSAVAKGGALIMMKSLAAEWGRYGIRLNAIAPGPFPTKGAWDRLFPEPLMKLMDPTSRIPLKRVGEHQELANLAAYLLSDFSGYVTGECITIDGGEVLSAGEFSHLEQVTPEQWDMIGESIKQANRESKKEGQNS is encoded by the coding sequence ATGAACACGACAGGCATGCTGCGCGATGATGCGCTGAAAGGAAAAACCATAATTGTTACGGGCGGTGGTACGGGCCTGGGCAAATCGATGACCCGCTACTTCTTGCAACTGGGGGCCAACGTCACGATTTGTAGCCGCCGACAGGCCGTGCTCGACCAAACCGCCGCTGAGCTAACTGCCGAAATGAGTGCACGGGCCGACTCGGGGTCGCCTAGTCCGGGTCAAATCTTGGCGGTGGCCTGCGACGTGCGCGACCCAATGGCGATTGAAAACGTAATTGCTAAAACGGTTGAGCGGTTTGGGCAGATTGATGGCCTGCTCAATAATTCGGCGGGAAATTTTATCAGCCCAACCGAGCGGCTGTCGTACAAGGCGTTCGACGTGGTAGTCGATATTGTGCTGCGGGGTACGTATTACTTCACGCTGGCGGTCGGCAAATATTGGATCGAAAAAGGGATCAAAGGCACGGTGCTGAACATCTCCACGACGTATGCTACCACGGGGTCTGGGTACGTTGTGCCATCGGCGGTAGCTAAGGGCGGGGCATTGATCATGATGAAATCACTGGCCGCCGAGTGGGGCCGCTACGGCATCCGGCTTAACGCCATCGCGCCGGGGCCTTTCCCAACTAAAGGGGCTTGGGATCGGCTCTTTCCCGAGCCGCTGATGAAACTGATGGACCCAACCAGCCGCATTCCGCTGAAGCGCGTGGGTGAGCATCAGGAACTGGCCAACCTGGCGGCTTATCTGCTGTCGGATTTCTCTGGGTACGTTACAGGTGAGTGCATCACCATCGACGGCGGCGAAGTACTGTCGGCCGGGGAGTTCAGCCACCTTGAGCAGGTCACGCCCGAGCAGTGGGACATGATCGGCGAGAGCATTAAGCAGGCCAACCGCGAAAGCAAGAAAGAAGGCCAGAACTCATAA
- a CDS encoding type I restriction enzyme HsdR N-terminal domain-containing protein, with product MDALNLPEFDCKLTQIDGKPYVFDLLRRKYVRLTPEEWVRQHVINLLVVHYRYPKALIRSEGGLSLNATQKRTDLLAFSRDGKPYLLVECKASHVDLTQAVFDQATRYNHVHQAPYIVVTNGLTHYCCQVCHQTASVNFLDDFPFYDQ from the coding sequence ATGGACGCGCTGAACCTGCCCGAATTTGACTGTAAACTTACGCAGATCGACGGCAAACCCTATGTTTTCGATTTGTTACGCCGCAAGTACGTCCGGCTGACGCCCGAAGAATGGGTACGTCAGCACGTCATCAATCTGCTGGTTGTGCATTACCGATACCCCAAGGCGCTGATCCGATCGGAGGGGGGGCTGTCGTTGAACGCCACCCAGAAACGAACCGATCTGCTGGCCTTTTCGCGCGATGGTAAACCGTATCTGCTGGTTGAGTGCAAGGCGTCGCACGTCGACCTGACGCAGGCGGTGTTTGATCAGGCTACGCGCTACAACCACGTGCATCAGGCTCCCTACATTGTGGTGACCAACGGCCTGACGCACTACTGCTGCCAGGTGTGCCACCAAACGGCTTCGGTTAACTTCCTCGACGATTTCCCGTTTTATGATCAATAG
- a CDS encoding tetratricopeptide repeat protein → MKIFTRLVVGLLVCVSLQSWAQQTAVDYFESGVTKSRSGDFTGALQAFSMAITMNPENSASYYNRGLAKANLKDHRGAVLDYDRAIDLNPKDALAFLSRGVSKSKQDDHRSALLDFNRAIELNPDDPQAFYNRGASRSRLDQNRGALQDFSRTLELDPTNQAALYARGITRQRLAEYTSSLADFTRLIELNPKRAQAYAARAASRLELNDFAGVITDCNKAIELNPDDAESLLNRGYAKSKLEDYKGANSDYDKAVTLDVNSFRGYYGRGFCRSKLGDQKGAIADFNQAIEVKNSNVETKVYYSGRISHDKLDELRGVVQEKNKINELSAERSEAYFSRAVSRNKQGDVKNAIADLNRSIELNPTYSEAYFTRGMIKSAQNDQKGAVQDCNSAIKLNPRYAEAYYIRGVIKHALGDENSGCLDLSKAGELGYTPAYKVISDFCN, encoded by the coding sequence ATGAAAATTTTTACTAGGCTGGTAGTTGGCTTGCTTGTTTGTGTGTCGCTACAAAGCTGGGCACAGCAAACGGCTGTTGACTATTTTGAAAGTGGCGTGACCAAAAGCCGTTCGGGGGATTTCACGGGGGCCCTGCAGGCATTTAGCATGGCCATTACAATGAATCCCGAGAATTCGGCCAGTTATTACAACCGGGGGCTGGCCAAAGCCAACCTGAAAGACCACCGGGGGGCAGTGCTCGATTATGACCGGGCCATCGATTTGAACCCAAAAGATGCCCTGGCCTTTCTGAGCCGTGGCGTCAGCAAAAGCAAACAGGATGATCACCGCTCAGCGCTGCTCGATTTCAACCGGGCTATCGAACTGAACCCCGACGACCCGCAGGCCTTTTACAACCGGGGTGCCAGCCGCAGCCGCCTGGATCAGAACCGGGGCGCCTTGCAGGATTTCTCCCGCACACTTGAACTGGACCCTACCAACCAGGCGGCTCTTTACGCGCGGGGCATTACCCGGCAGCGCCTAGCGGAGTACACGAGCAGTCTGGCCGATTTTACACGACTGATTGAACTGAATCCCAAACGAGCGCAGGCCTATGCCGCACGGGCGGCTTCGCGGCTGGAATTGAATGACTTTGCCGGTGTGATTACCGATTGTAATAAAGCCATCGAACTGAATCCCGACGATGCCGAGTCGTTGCTGAACCGGGGGTATGCCAAAAGCAAGCTGGAAGACTACAAAGGGGCCAACTCCGATTACGACAAAGCCGTCACGCTTGATGTGAATAGCTTCCGGGGCTACTACGGCCGGGGCTTCTGCCGCAGTAAGCTGGGTGATCAGAAAGGCGCGATTGCCGATTTCAACCAGGCGATCGAAGTGAAAAACAGCAACGTTGAAACGAAGGTGTACTACAGTGGGCGCATTAGCCACGACAAGCTGGACGAACTGCGGGGCGTTGTGCAGGAGAAAAACAAGATCAACGAATTGTCGGCCGAGCGGTCGGAAGCGTATTTCAGCCGCGCCGTAAGCCGTAACAAACAGGGTGATGTGAAGAATGCGATTGCTGATCTGAACCGCTCAATCGAACTGAACCCAACCTACTCGGAAGCTTATTTCACGCGGGGGATGATCAAATCGGCACAGAACGATCAGAAAGGGGCCGTTCAGGATTGCAACAGCGCGATCAAACTGAACCCGCGCTATGCGGAGGCCTACTACATCCGGGGCGTGATCAAGCACGCACTGGGTGACGAAAACAGCGGTTGCCTCGACCTGTCGAAAGCGGGTGAACTGGGGTACACACCAGCCTATAAAGTGATCAGCGATTTCTGTAATTAG